A genomic segment from Oncorhynchus kisutch isolate 150728-3 unplaced genomic scaffold, Okis_V2 scaffold2609, whole genome shotgun sequence encodes:
- the LOC116370535 gene encoding RING finger protein 222, with translation MTPLDGHQAEERDSQSQEDSECPVCYESLSGTERTLSCGHVFCHDCLVKTLVSINRDGVIRDTIICPVCRHLTFIKKQQEVGVPLAPGKEGEEGGGQTLKVPVPPPTPGNPQHHHEARRASGHSSSPSDSSGLSWIVRRFRCISERCRSRRILSLITPDHRNSQIFIISAQGRPMADEDAVSLDTMPVVLQPNRRRRRVKICTTARCLVVLLVIFTLMAMVAATLPWIILA, from the coding sequence ATGACACCATTAGACGGACATCAAGCAGAGGAACGGGACTCGCAGAGCCAGGAGGACTCAGAGTGTCCCGTGTGTTATGAAAGTCTCTCCGGCACCGAGAGGACCCTGAGCTGCGGACACGTTTTCTGCCACGACTGTCTGGTCAAAACCTTGGTCAGTATCAACAGGGACGGCGTCATCAGAGACACCATCATCTGTCCCGTCTGCCGACACCTGACTTTCATCAAGAAGCAACAGGAGGTTGGGGTTCCTCTCGCCCCGGGGAAAGAGGGCGAGGAAGGAGGCGGGCAGACCTTGAAGGTTCCTGTCCCTCCACCAACACCTGGTAACCCACAGCATCACCATGAAGCACGACGCGCGTCAGGGCATAGTAGTTCACCGTCTGATTCAAGCGGACTGAGCTGGATTGTGAGACGTTTTAGGTGTATTTCAGAGAGATGCAGGAGTCGACGGATACTGTCACTGATCACTCCCGACCACAGAAACTCTCAGATTTTCATCATCAGTGCCCAGGGCCGACCCATGGCTGATGAAGATGCCGTGAGCCTGGACACTATGCCTGTTGTTCTCCAACCCAACCGCAGGAGACGGCGCGTCAAGATTTGTACAACAGCACGTTGCTTGGTCGTTCTGCTTGTGATATTCACATTGATGGCAATGGTAGCTGCCACACTTCCTTGGATTATATTGGCATAG